In [Limnothrix rosea] IAM M-220, one DNA window encodes the following:
- a CDS encoding DUF3038 domain-containing protein, with protein sequence MRPSLQTVTAPASVQDLTLTRTPDGQQLENIKSHLDLILLALESLSGIGSEAMLLAAKELNLEKVIGDRVTLWRLRQSNPLRKSSGGRKKLDVEEARSLVLIICHLAQQEQDNIRRACALLEQMTEQGKEPHRAALLGDYLDNFSNTYQERMDEESPAPPEFLVRLAFKLLIDLLFYGATNGHRRLWLALMDHATE encoded by the coding sequence ATGCGCCCCAGTCTCCAAACGGTTACTGCTCCTGCATCTGTACAGGATTTGACCCTGACCCGAACTCCCGATGGTCAGCAGCTGGAGAATATCAAAAGTCACCTCGACCTGATTCTGTTGGCGTTGGAATCTTTATCTGGAATCGGCTCGGAAGCGATGTTATTGGCAGCGAAAGAACTTAACCTCGAAAAAGTAATTGGCGATCGCGTCACATTATGGCGGTTGCGACAATCGAATCCTTTGCGTAAGAGTAGTGGTGGGCGCAAAAAGCTGGATGTGGAGGAAGCAAGATCTCTCGTTTTGATCATTTGTCACCTCGCCCAACAGGAACAGGACAATATCCGCCGGGCTTGTGCATTACTCGAACAAATGACGGAACAGGGCAAAGAACCCCATCGGGCGGCATTGTTGGGGGATTATCTCGATAATTTTAGTAATACTTACCAAGAGCGCATGGACGAAGAAAGTCCTGCTCCGCCAGAATTTTTGGTGCGTCTCGCGTTCAAGCTGCTCATTGATTTGCTGTTTTATGGCGCAACCAATGGTCATCGTCGTTTATGGCTGGCGCTAATGGATCATGCTACAGAATAA
- a CDS encoding HNH endonuclease has protein sequence MPLDKELRQTVRERADYLCEYCHSPEKLSASRFTIDHLIPRSLGGTDDLENLALACRRCNERRYNFVAGVDPKNKEITPIYQPRLYQWSDHFCWENQGALIRGVLNDERYPAEDSIQATRKLWIAAGWHPPQNDPCAD, from the coding sequence ATGCCGCTTGACAAAGAGCTGCGCCAAACTGTGCGCGAAAGAGCAGATTATTTGTGTGAGTATTGTCATTCGCCAGAGAAGCTGAGTGCAAGTCGTTTTACTATTGACCATCTCATTCCTCGATCTTTGGGTGGTACTGATGATTTGGAGAATTTGGCTCTGGCCTGTCGTCGCTGCAATGAGCGTCGATACAATTTTGTGGCAGGTGTTGATCCAAAAAACAAAGAAATAACACCCATTTATCAACCTCGTTTATATCAGTGGTCGGATCATTTTTGTTGGGAAAATCAAGGTGCATTGATCCGAGGTGTTCTGAATGATGAGAGATATCCGGCAGAAGATTCGATTCAAGCAACAAGGAAACTTTGGATAGCTGCAGGTTGGCATCCACCTCAAAATGATCCTTGTGCTGATTAG
- a CDS encoding Uma2 family endonuclease codes for MLPSVNHPLPTAAELPCSDDIPVDNEDQNLLPNLLLLLLTHLWAERMDWYFGVDMAIYHTTGANPRVPIVPDAFLSLGVERKKGGKSRPSYVLWEENDIAPMFVLEMVSHTPGDEYTKKMAKYAQLGVLYYVIYNPEFWQRDRHLPFEVYKLEESAYRLQIGEPYWMPEIGLGIGRYQGVIGGIPQEILTWFNESGDRHLSAAEQAQQQVGQERQAKERLEAYLRSQGIDPDHLPN; via the coding sequence ATGCTTCCATCAGTCAATCATCCTTTACCTACTGCTGCTGAGCTGCCCTGTTCGGACGATATACCCGTGGACAACGAAGATCAAAATCTTCTCCCCAATTTACTGCTGCTCCTTTTGACTCATCTCTGGGCGGAGCGCATGGATTGGTATTTTGGCGTTGATATGGCGATTTACCATACTACTGGGGCTAATCCTCGCGTGCCGATTGTGCCTGATGCTTTTCTGAGCTTGGGTGTGGAGCGGAAAAAAGGTGGCAAGTCTCGACCGAGCTATGTTCTGTGGGAAGAGAACGATATTGCGCCGATGTTTGTTTTGGAGATGGTTTCCCACACGCCGGGCGACGAATACACAAAGAAAATGGCAAAGTATGCCCAGCTCGGTGTGCTTTATTATGTGATTTACAATCCGGAATTTTGGCAGCGCGATCGCCATCTGCCTTTTGAGGTTTACAAATTGGAAGAGAGTGCTTATCGTCTTCAGATTGGTGAACCCTATTGGATGCCAGAAATCGGGTTAGGCATCGGGCGTTATCAAGGGGTAATTGGCGGTATCCCCCAAGAAATATTGACTTGGTTTAATGAATCAGGCGATCGCCACCTCAGTGCAGCAGAGCAAGCCCAACAGCAGGTAGGGCAAGAGCGACAAGCAAAGGAACGTTTAGAGGCTTACTTGAGATCCCAAGGCATTGACCCAGACCATCTACCAAACTAA
- a CDS encoding aminotransferase class V-fold PLP-dependent enzyme — protein sequence MAMDLEQLRLQFPAIAAKSYFNFGGQGPLSRKALNAIISSYDKVQVQGPFSIAVNAWAQDVMAKTKAAIASELRVQPKNLVLTENVTMGCNIALWGIEWQEGDEILVGDCEHPGIIGILQGLVYRFGVKLNFCPIFDTLNEGDPTEVITQALTPKTRCLVISHLLWNTGQVLPLKEICQVCHDQDVQVMVDAAQSVGGLALNLEEMRVDFYAFTGHKWCCGPAGVGGLYVSEAAMATLRPTFIGWRGVKTWPSPKEVTLKNDGNQYEVATSAYPLQVGLTEAIALHQSWGTSEQRYAKICEMSAYTWERLNTINAVSCLKNSPPESGLVSFVVDSPIGHKKLVEILEEQGFCLRTLTYPDCIRACTHYFTTEAEIDAMAIALESLL from the coding sequence ATGGCAATGGATCTCGAACAGTTGCGTCTACAATTTCCGGCGATCGCGGCTAAGTCTTATTTTAATTTTGGTGGGCAGGGGCCCCTTTCCCGAAAAGCGCTGAATGCCATTATTTCCAGCTATGACAAAGTGCAAGTGCAAGGGCCTTTTTCCATAGCGGTGAATGCTTGGGCGCAGGATGTGATGGCGAAAACAAAAGCGGCGATCGCCTCCGAATTACGCGTCCAACCGAAAAATTTGGTGCTCACAGAAAATGTCACCATGGGCTGCAATATCGCGCTATGGGGCATCGAGTGGCAGGAAGGTGACGAAATTCTAGTGGGAGATTGTGAACACCCCGGCATCATTGGGATATTACAAGGACTGGTGTATCGCTTTGGTGTAAAGCTCAATTTCTGCCCAATTTTTGACACCCTCAATGAAGGTGATCCCACAGAAGTGATTACCCAAGCATTAACCCCGAAAACACGCTGTTTAGTCATTAGTCATTTGCTTTGGAATACGGGACAGGTTTTACCGCTCAAAGAAATTTGCCAAGTTTGCCATGACCAAGATGTGCAGGTAATGGTGGATGCGGCGCAATCGGTCGGGGGGCTCGCGCTGAATTTAGAAGAAATGAGAGTGGATTTCTACGCCTTTACTGGCCACAAATGGTGCTGTGGCCCTGCGGGCGTGGGCGGTTTGTATGTTTCTGAAGCTGCGATGGCGACCTTGCGACCAACTTTCATTGGCTGGCGGGGCGTGAAAACATGGCCTTCTCCAAAGGAAGTCACCTTAAAAAATGATGGCAATCAATACGAAGTGGCAACTTCTGCTTATCCTTTACAAGTAGGACTCACTGAGGCGATCGCCCTGCACCAGAGCTGGGGAACATCGGAGCAACGTTACGCCAAAATCTGTGAGATGAGTGCCTATACATGGGAAAGATTAAACACGATTAATGCGGTGTCTTGCCTTAAAAATTCTCCACCGGAATCGGGTTTAGTTTCGTTTGTCGTTGACTCCCCGATTGGTCATAAAAAACTTGTTGAAATCCTTGAAGAACAAGGGTTTTGTTTGCGCACTTTGACTTACCCTGACTGTATTCGCGCTTGCACCCATTACTTCACCACTGAAGCTGAAATCGATGCCATGGCGATCGCCCTAGAATCTCTACTTTGA
- a CDS encoding type 1 glutamine amidotransferase encodes MQLKLGWLYPTLMGTYGDRGNVICLEKRAQWRDIEVEIIPLDKEAPLEAWSDIDLIVGGGAQDRQQEIVMRDLQGAKAAKFKALIEDAVPGVFTCGSPQLLGKYYEPALGQRIEGLGILDLVSKHPGFEAKRCIGNVAFEITANPLADDLTKKLGQKPVALGFENHGGRTYLGDVQPLGKVLTGYGNNGEDGWEGAFYKMAIATYAHGPLLPKNPFIADWLLEKALERKYQQTVEFSPIDDNLAKQARNTMFKRLDLAELSSTA; translated from the coding sequence ATGCAATTGAAGCTTGGCTGGCTCTACCCTACCCTCATGGGAACCTACGGCGATCGCGGTAACGTGATTTGTCTTGAAAAGCGGGCGCAGTGGCGAGACATTGAAGTTGAAATTATTCCCCTCGATAAGGAAGCCCCCTTAGAAGCTTGGTCAGACATTGACCTCATCGTTGGTGGTGGGGCGCAGGATCGACAGCAAGAAATTGTCATGCGAGATCTTCAGGGAGCAAAGGCGGCTAAATTTAAAGCGCTCATTGAGGATGCTGTGCCCGGTGTGTTTACCTGCGGTTCTCCCCAGTTGCTCGGCAAATATTATGAACCTGCCCTTGGTCAACGTATCGAAGGTTTAGGCATTTTAGATTTAGTCAGTAAGCATCCCGGCTTTGAGGCGAAACGCTGTATCGGCAATGTGGCCTTTGAAATTACGGCGAATCCTTTAGCAGACGATCTCACAAAAAAACTTGGTCAAAAACCCGTTGCCCTCGGCTTCGAAAACCATGGCGGCAGAACCTATCTTGGTGATGTGCAGCCCCTCGGCAAAGTTTTAACGGGTTATGGCAATAACGGCGAAGATGGTTGGGAAGGTGCTTTCTATAAAATGGCGATCGCCACCTATGCCCATGGCCCTCTTTTGCCGAAAAATCCCTTTATTGCCGATTGGCTCCTCGAAAAAGCCCTCGAACGCAAATATCAACAAACAGTGGAATTTTCTCCCATTGATGACAACCTAGCAAAACAAGCTCGCAATACCATGTTTAAGCGTTTAGATTTAGCCGAATTGAGCAGCACAGCGTAG
- a CDS encoding urease accessory protein UreF yields the protein MQSFFVLLQLTNSSVPLGAYNYSDGLEFLVESELITSAEGIQDWLTTELKHGSIRMDIAVMLKVNQAIIANENSELNYWNSWLNGTRETSELRQQSMQMGNSLLKLLGDLDPEKRVQIQALRESIGKNCHFAVAFGVAIALWEIDTRQAVWAYLHSWASNLVSAAVKLVPLGQTQGQQIIYELHPIIDAVATELLDPKEEHFYACSWGLGLASMNHETQYTRLFRS from the coding sequence GTGCAAAGTTTTTTCGTTCTACTGCAACTGACAAATTCGAGTGTTCCCCTTGGGGCTTATAACTATTCCGATGGCTTAGAGTTTCTCGTCGAGTCGGAGCTGATCACCTCGGCAGAGGGCATTCAAGATTGGCTCACGACAGAACTTAAACATGGCTCGATTCGGATGGATATCGCCGTGATGCTGAAGGTAAATCAGGCCATTATTGCTAACGAAAACTCGGAATTAAACTACTGGAATAGTTGGCTCAACGGTACAAGGGAAACGTCAGAATTGCGGCAGCAAAGTATGCAGATGGGTAATAGCCTTTTGAAATTATTGGGCGACCTTGATCCAGAAAAGCGGGTGCAAATACAAGCATTGCGAGAATCCATCGGTAAAAATTGTCATTTTGCGGTGGCTTTTGGGGTGGCGATCGCCCTATGGGAGATTGATACAAGACAAGCCGTTTGGGCGTATCTGCATAGTTGGGCGAGTAATCTTGTTAGCGCGGCGGTGAAGCTTGTGCCCCTCGGACAAACCCAAGGACAACAAATTATTTACGAACTTCATCCCATCATTGATGCTGTTGCCACAGAATTACTCGACCCAAAAGAAGAACATTTTTACGCTTGCTCATGGGGATTGGGCTTGGCGAGCATGAACCACGAAACCCAATATACTCGTCTTTTTCGGAGCTAG
- a CDS encoding DUF411 domain-containing protein, whose protein sequence is MKRLIFIGVAAVSLGFGGWYWWGLTRSGSMTADVNTVKTTATQLVAAEVFRTPTCGCCGLWIDHAEAHNFTVVDHQQEDLTPIKEQYGITPELASCHTTIVDGYVFEGHIPATEVQRFLANPPKDVIGLTVPGMPIGSPGMEMANKSQPYAVLALHRNGSTSVFAEY, encoded by the coding sequence ATGAAGCGATTAATTTTTATTGGTGTTGCGGCAGTGAGCCTCGGTTTTGGGGGTTGGTACTGGTGGGGGCTTACCCGCTCTGGTTCGATGACGGCTGATGTGAATACAGTTAAGACGACCGCAACGCAATTGGTTGCTGCTGAAGTTTTTCGGACACCGACCTGTGGCTGTTGTGGGTTATGGATTGACCATGCAGAGGCTCACAATTTTACTGTGGTCGATCATCAGCAAGAAGATTTAACTCCCATTAAGGAGCAATATGGCATCACACCGGAGCTGGCTTCCTGTCATACCACCATTGTCGATGGTTATGTTTTTGAAGGGCATATTCCTGCCACGGAGGTTCAGCGTTTTTTGGCCAATCCTCCTAAAGATGTGATTGGTTTGACGGTTCCCGGTATGCCTATTGGTTCTCCGGGGATGGAAATGGCAAATAAATCGCAACCCTATGCGGTTTTGGCTTTGCACCGTAATGGTTCTACTTCTGTCTTTGCGGAGTATTAA
- a CDS encoding multicopper oxidase family protein encodes MVINRRDFIGLSAIGLFGGLALKGCQGFVSQGSVSDGAAIAAIHRSKDGLLEIDLTAQYADLVLAEQAMSQMMTYNGQLPAPRLEVKPGDRLIIHFTNNLNQGTNLHFHGLHLSPAQDNVFLHIKPGETYTYELDIHPNQRGGTYWYHPHVHGSVAEQLFRGLAGIIVVRGELDNIPEIAAAQEEFFLLQDFALPNENSSHMNLMAGREGSLRLVNGNYHPTIEVTENLLRLRLVNASPSRFYNLQIKGQTLIQIATDGGALAQPKAIDQLLLTPGQRAELLIPTVNLPDIPIHLLNLPYQRTQMGMMGHQATQVVEAIADFKRAAKNYSTVTLPEAFQPIKPLPEPEQTRQFRLNHGMARGHRGGNGHRGGQMPGQGMAFLINGESYSGAVDTEVTLDTVEDWEIINTGTMDHPFHVHTNKFQIISRNGIPEAAIAWHDTVLVKVGETVKIRMAFQHFTGETVYHCHILDHEDLGMMGKLKISAPQNS; translated from the coding sequence ATGGTCATCAATCGACGAGATTTTATTGGTTTAAGTGCTATCGGTTTGTTCGGTGGGCTGGCTCTTAAGGGTTGTCAAGGTTTTGTTAGTCAAGGGTCTGTGAGTGATGGGGCGGCGATCGCCGCTATTCATCGCAGTAAAGATGGCCTACTGGAAATAGATCTAACCGCCCAATATGCGGATCTTGTTTTAGCAGAGCAAGCGATGTCCCAAATGATGACCTACAACGGGCAACTTCCAGCACCACGCCTCGAAGTCAAGCCGGGCGATCGCCTCATTATCCATTTCACAAACAATCTCAACCAAGGGACAAATTTACATTTCCATGGCTTGCACCTATCGCCAGCCCAAGACAACGTTTTTCTCCACATCAAACCCGGTGAAACCTACACCTATGAGCTAGATATTCACCCAAACCAACGGGGTGGCACCTATTGGTATCATCCCCATGTCCATGGCTCGGTGGCAGAGCAACTGTTTCGCGGGCTAGCGGGCATTATTGTGGTGCGCGGAGAACTCGATAATATTCCAGAAATTGCCGCAGCTCAGGAAGAATTTTTCCTCTTACAAGATTTTGCGTTGCCCAATGAAAACAGTAGCCACATGAATTTGATGGCAGGGCGAGAAGGCTCGCTACGCTTGGTCAATGGCAATTATCACCCGACTATTGAAGTGACGGAAAATTTACTACGACTACGACTCGTGAATGCTTCGCCCTCCCGATTTTATAATTTGCAAATAAAAGGGCAAACATTAATACAAATTGCGACGGATGGCGGTGCATTAGCCCAACCAAAGGCCATTGATCAATTGTTGCTCACGCCCGGACAGCGGGCAGAGTTGCTCATCCCTACGGTGAATTTACCGGACATTCCGATTCATCTCCTCAACCTCCCTTACCAACGGACGCAAATGGGCATGATGGGTCATCAAGCGACCCAAGTTGTTGAGGCGATCGCCGATTTTAAACGAGCTGCAAAAAATTACAGCACCGTGACCCTCCCAGAAGCATTTCAGCCGATCAAACCATTACCCGAACCAGAGCAAACTCGACAATTTAGACTGAACCACGGTATGGCGCGCGGTCACAGGGGCGGCAACGGTCACAGGGGTGGTCAAATGCCCGGCCAAGGTATGGCATTTCTCATTAATGGTGAATCCTATTCAGGAGCAGTGGATACCGAGGTCACCCTAGATACCGTAGAAGACTGGGAGATTATAAATACGGGCACTATGGATCATCCCTTCCATGTCCACACCAACAAGTTTCAAATTATTAGTCGTAATGGTATCCCAGAAGCGGCGATCGCCTGGCACGATACGGTGTTGGTTAAAGTTGGTGAAACCGTCAAAATCCGCATGGCATTTCAACATTTTACTGGTGAGACAGTTTACCATTGCCATATTCTCGACCACGAAGATTTGGGGATGATGGGCAAACTAAAAATAAGTGCGCCACAAAATAGTTAA
- a CDS encoding DUF2499 domain-containing protein has product MNALSFPTWMVHVSSVLEWIMAIWLIYTYGQLTDDKSWTALSWGMLPSLVSAMCACTWHFFDNAESLEWLVTTQAATTVIGNITLCLGAWWVWRSPKIDNSTAE; this is encoded by the coding sequence ATGAATGCCCTCTCCTTCCCCACGTGGATGGTTCATGTGTCCAGTGTCCTCGAATGGATTATGGCAATTTGGCTCATCTATACCTATGGTCAGCTCACCGACGATAAAAGTTGGACGGCTCTCTCATGGGGCATGCTACCTTCCCTAGTCAGTGCGATGTGTGCCTGTACGTGGCATTTTTTTGATAATGCCGAATCTTTAGAATGGCTCGTCACAACCCAAGCAGCGACGACGGTCATTGGGAATATCACCCTTTGTTTGGGGGCTTGGTGGGTATGGCGATCGCCAAAAATCGACAACAGCACAGCCGAATAA
- a CDS encoding YihY/virulence factor BrkB family protein, translating into MKRFFRFFLYVNHQTIYCTIRQALKRRLVGLSAEIAFNVMLSLFPIIIMALTALGLFTEELDTTVIQLASYYQDVIPPSTWELLGGFAQEISESPNTSLFSISFIATIWVSSSALGTAMNALDLIHEIPPKQRRPFWKAKLISIVITIGAIGLLLFASFLVLLGDSFVKVGLDLSERLPVDSGGIQVLVILWQLISFPLALILGAGIVAMLLNILTSPADRRHPMRKIKKMSLGLAVGVSSLLLLCFLIIFIQKIIVNLQIDYDIASFIVTLWRFLSFPVALGIVSIAFAFIYSMGSSRMIKGMPILPGAVVGAVSWAGISALFRLYVSNFGQYNRVYGAVGTVIILMLWLQLSALVMLVGDQLNAVVGETMLIDSLKRAEAKNAKQSQTSSDYENSPLQEEA; encoded by the coding sequence ATGAAACGTTTTTTTCGCTTTTTCCTATACGTCAACCACCAGACGATCTATTGCACCATCCGACAGGCACTCAAACGTCGTCTAGTAGGATTGTCAGCAGAAATTGCGTTTAACGTGATGCTATCACTCTTTCCCATCATCATCATGGCCCTAACCGCCCTGGGATTATTTACAGAAGAGCTTGATACGACAGTGATTCAGCTGGCCAGCTACTACCAAGACGTGATTCCGCCATCAACATGGGAACTCTTAGGGGGGTTTGCCCAAGAAATTAGCGAATCGCCCAACACGAGTTTATTTTCCATCAGTTTTATCGCCACCATTTGGGTTTCGTCCAGTGCGTTAGGTACTGCGATGAATGCCTTAGACCTCATTCACGAAATTCCTCCCAAACAGCGTCGTCCCTTTTGGAAAGCAAAATTAATTTCCATCGTGATTACCATCGGGGCGATCGGTTTATTGCTCTTTGCCTCTTTCTTGGTGCTGCTAGGCGATAGCTTTGTAAAAGTTGGCCTCGATCTCTCCGAGCGCCTACCCGTCGATTCGGGAGGGATACAGGTACTCGTGATTTTGTGGCAACTAATTAGTTTTCCCCTTGCCCTAATTCTCGGTGCAGGCATTGTAGCGATGCTTCTTAATATTCTGACAAGCCCTGCCGATCGCCGTCACCCGATGCGCAAAATCAAGAAAATGTCCTTAGGTTTAGCCGTTGGCGTTTCGTCTTTACTTTTGCTGTGTTTTTTAATCATTTTTATTCAAAAAATCATTGTTAATCTGCAAATTGATTATGATATCGCCAGTTTTATTGTGACTCTCTGGCGATTTCTCAGCTTTCCTGTTGCTTTGGGGATTGTCTCCATTGCCTTTGCCTTTATCTACAGCATGGGTTCTAGCCGCATGATTAAGGGCATGCCCATTTTGCCGGGTGCTGTTGTGGGAGCGGTGTCTTGGGCGGGTATTTCAGCGTTATTTCGTCTCTATGTTTCAAATTTTGGGCAATATAATCGCGTCTATGGTGCTGTCGGAACGGTCATTATTTTAATGTTGTGGTTGCAACTGAGTGCTTTGGTCATGCTTGTGGGAGATCAGCTAAATGCTGTGGTCGGGGAAACAATGCTCATTGATTCGTTAAAGCGTGCGGAGGCTAAAAATGCCAAACAGTCCCAAACATCTAGTGATTATGAAAATTCCCCTCTGCAAGAAGAAGCATAA
- the metK gene encoding methionine adenosyltransferase, which translates to MSRRYLFTSESVTEGHPDKICDQISDAILDAVLAEDPASRVAAEVVTNTGLVVVTGEITTKANVNFIKVAREKIAEIGYTNADNGFSANSCSVLIALDEQSPDIAQGVTSAQEQRDKLSDDQLDQIGAGDQGLMFGYACNETPELMPLPISLAHRLSLKLSQVRKSGELDYLGPDGKTQVTVAYEDGQPVAIDTILISTQHTATIGSLTENSDVQAKIKADLMASVVEPVFAEAVVGLTEKTKFLVNPTGKFVIGGPQGDSGLTGRKIIIDTYGGYSRHGGGAFSGKDPTKVDRSASYACRYVAKNIVAAGLADKCEVQVSYAIGVARPVSVLVETFGTGKVDEDKLLEAVQKHFELRPAGIIQAFDLRNLPGDRQGRFYQNVAAYGHFGRTDLDLPWERLDKVDILKQEFASAAIA; encoded by the coding sequence TTGTCTCGTCGTTATCTCTTTACTTCTGAATCTGTAACAGAAGGGCATCCCGATAAAATCTGTGACCAAATCTCAGATGCCATTCTAGATGCTGTCCTTGCTGAAGATCCCGCCAGTCGTGTTGCCGCAGAGGTGGTCACGAACACAGGCTTAGTCGTGGTTACTGGTGAAATTACCACCAAAGCGAATGTCAACTTCATTAAGGTGGCTCGCGAGAAAATTGCCGAGATTGGCTATACCAATGCTGATAATGGTTTTTCTGCTAACAGTTGTTCTGTGTTGATTGCCCTTGATGAGCAGTCTCCGGATATTGCCCAAGGGGTGACCAGTGCCCAAGAGCAACGGGACAAGCTCAGTGATGATCAGTTAGACCAAATCGGTGCTGGTGATCAGGGTTTAATGTTTGGCTATGCTTGCAACGAAACGCCGGAGTTGATGCCTTTACCCATTAGCTTGGCTCACCGTCTTTCTTTGAAGCTCAGTCAAGTGCGCAAAAGTGGTGAGCTAGATTATCTTGGCCCCGATGGTAAAACCCAAGTAACGGTAGCCTATGAAGATGGTCAACCGGTGGCGATCGACACGATTTTGATTTCGACGCAGCACACGGCAACGATTGGTAGTCTCACTGAAAATAGTGATGTACAGGCCAAAATCAAGGCTGATTTAATGGCGAGTGTTGTGGAGCCTGTCTTTGCTGAGGCGGTCGTTGGTTTAACGGAAAAGACAAAGTTCTTGGTTAACCCAACAGGTAAATTTGTAATTGGTGGTCCCCAAGGCGACTCTGGTTTAACCGGTCGCAAAATTATTATTGATACCTATGGTGGTTATTCTCGCCACGGTGGCGGTGCTTTTTCTGGTAAAGATCCCACAAAGGTAGACCGTAGTGCGTCCTATGCTTGTCGTTATGTCGCCAAAAATATTGTGGCAGCGGGTCTTGCGGATAAGTGTGAGGTGCAGGTGAGCTACGCGATTGGTGTGGCGCGCCCGGTGAGTGTTTTGGTGGAGACTTTTGGCACTGGTAAGGTGGATGAGGACAAGCTCCTCGAAGCGGTACAGAAGCATTTTGAGCTCCGTCCGGCGGGCATTATTCAGGCGTTTGATCTGCGTAATCTTCCCGGCGATCGCCAAGGGCGTTTTTACCAAAATGTGGCAGCCTATGGTCACTTTGGTAGAACTGATTTAGATCTACCTTGGGAGCGTCTCGATAAGGTGGATATCCTCAAACAGGAGTTTGCTTCTGCGGCGATCGCCTAA